The segment TCTTCTCAAAGATCGGATCAGCGTATTTTCCAATATGATCTTCTAATTTTTCTTCCGGTTGCGACTCGAAAGCAACTTCAGCCGGAGTATCATCCTCTTCCGCTTCTAATTCAAAAATAGGTTCAAAGGAAGGTTTAGCTTCAACAACTTCTTCTTCCTCCAAAGTTGGTTCTTCTTCCAATATTGCTTCCACAGTTTGCTCAACTTCTTCAGAAACCATTGATTCTTCGGCAAGCGCTTCTTCAATTTGCTCTTCAGTCTCAGGAACTGCTTCCACAATTTGCTTCGCCTGTTCGCTATCGCTCGAGCCTTCTTTAACTTCCGCTATCGGTTCCGGTAAAGCTTCCACTTCAAGTGATTGCCCAAGCTTCTCTTCTAAAACATCTTCTGACACATCTGATTTTACCGATTCAAAATTGTCCTGATAGAACTTTAAAACAGACAGTGTTTCGTATAATTTTTGTGTTTCTTTATACAATTGGTCGACTTCCGACTTGTTTTTTAGCTTTAAAATTCGGTGTGCAATGCTGATTAATTCGGCTTCTAATCTTTTTTTCATACCTTTTGAAATATTATGGAATATGGTCGTCTTTTTTAATAAATTTCTTCCGAAGCATTTATTTTGCCTATGGAAGAAGTAACCTTGGTTAAAATTTTTTACATTTGAATCGACGTAAAACTAAGAAAATTTTAAGTCGGTTTGTTTCCGTGACAAAGTAATAAAAACTATTCATTTTTAGCACAAGAAAAATACAAAATGTTTCTCGAAAATACAGTAAATCATAAAGAACAATTTGGTTGGATTGAAGTCATCTGCGGTTCGATGTTTTCGGGTAAAACTGAAGAGCTCATCCGAAGATTGAAAAGAGCACAATTTGCCAAACAAAAAGTGGAAATTTTCAAACCTTCCATCGATACGCGATATGATGAGGAAATGGTAGTTTCGCACAACAAAAACGAAATCCGCTCATCACCTGTTCCGGCTGCAGCCAATATTAGAATATTAGCGCAAGGTTGCGATGTGGTTGGTATAGATGAAGCGCAGTTTTTTGATGATGAAATTGTGGCGGTTTGCAATGACTTGGCAAACTCCGGCATTCGGGTAATTGTAGCAGGATTAGATATGGATTTTAAGGGAAATCCTTTCGGACCAATGCCTGCCTTAATGGCAACTGCCGAATATGTGACCAAAGTTCATGCGGTTTGTACCCGCACCGGAAACTTAGCACATTATAGTTTTAGAAAAAATGACAATGACAAATTGGTTATGCTTGGTGAAACCGAAGAATATGAACCGTTAAGCCGGGCAGCCTACTTTAATGCCATTCGTCAGAATATGATTGTAAAAGATCCCGAACATTTATCAGACGACCCGAGCGCCAGCGAATTGGCGAAGCAAAAATAAACCCTACTCTTGATACTAACCATTCGAAATATTGTCCCAATCATCAAAGCCCAATGGGTTGGACAAAATAATACCGCTATTATTGAATATATTTCTATTGATAGTCGCTCGCTGCAAAACGATGAAAACACCTTGTTTTTTGCTATTTCAGGACCAAATCACGATGGGCATTCTTATATAGAAGAACTTATTCAGAAAGGTGTACAACACTTTGTGGTAACTAAAATTCCTTCAACTGTTACTGGTAAAGCTAATTTTTTAGTTGTTGAAAATACGCTTGATGCACTTCAGAAATTCGCCGCCTTTTATCGCAGTCAATTTGACTTTCCTGTTATCGGAATTACCGGAAGCAATGGCAAAACCATCATCAAAGAATGGCTGAATTTTCTTTTAAGCCCGGATTACAATATTATCCGAAGTCCAAAAAGTTACAACTCACAAGTTGGTGTGCCGCTTTCGATTTTAGGCATCAACGAAAAACACAATTTGGGCATATTTGAAGCCGGAATTTCCATGACTCTTGAAATGGAAAAGCTGCAGAAAATCATTCAGCCAACAATTGGAATTTTATCCAACATTGGTTCGGCTCATGATGAAGGATTTTCGAGTGTTGCTGAAAAAATCAAAGAAAAACTAAAACTTTTTGTTTCGGTAAATGTGTTGATTTTGAATAAAAACAAAACCATCTGCGCTTTTGTTAATCCGAAAATAAAGATCTTTAGTTGGTGTTCTGACGATAAAAGCGCTGATGTTTTTATTACCAAAAAAAACATAGGTGAACTAACCGAATTACAAGTTACTTATAGAGAAGACACTTTCCCGATTACGATTCCCTTTCAGGATCAGGCTTCGGTGGAAAATGCCATTCATTGCATGATGGTGATGCTGTATTTTGGATACAATCACAACGTTATTCAAACGAGAATGGCGCATTTGTATCCGGTGGAAATGCGCTTAAAAGTGAAGAACGGAATTTACAATTGTACACTTATCGACGACAGTTACAGCTCCGATTTTCAATCGCTGAAAATTGCTTTGGACTTTTTGGAAAATCAAAAACAACACAAAAAGAAAACGATTATTCTTTCGGATATTTTTCAGAGCGGCTTGAGCAATGAGGCCTTATATTCTCAGGTTTCGCAGTTGATTATTTCGAATAAAATTACGCGTGTGATTGGCATTGGTGAAACCATTTCGCAGTTTAAAAATAAATTCATCAATTGTGATACGTTTCAAAATGTAGCCGAATTTACGAATGCATTTGAGAATCTGAATTTTGAAAACGAAACCATATTAATCAAAGGCGCACGTGATTTTAATTTTGAGAAAATTGTGTCGTTGCTTGAAGAAAAGACACATGAAACTGTTTTGGAAATTAACCTCAATGCGATTGGTCATAATCTGAGTTTCTACAAATCGAAGTTAAAACCAAAAACCAAAATGATGGTAATGGTCAAAGCTTTTGGCTATGGAAATGGCGGTTTTGAAATTGCACAATTACTCGAACATCACAAAGTAGATTATCTTGGTGTGGCTTTCGCCGATGAAGGAATTTCGTTGAAAAATGCCGGAATCACGGTTCCGATTATGGTTTTAAATCCGGAAACGACAAGTTTTTCTGCGATTATTCAGCATCATTTAGAACCGGAAATTTATTCTGTAAAAGGATTGAAAGCTTTTTTGAAAATTGCCGAACAAAAAAAATTAAAGCATTTTCCAATTCATATTAAAATCGATACCGGAATGCACCGCCTGGGTTTTGAAGAAGAAAATCTACAAGATTTAATTGCCATTCTAAAAGGAAACGAAACGGTACAAATCAAAAGTATCTTATCACACATGGCAACAAGTGACGATTTGAAACACGATGCGTTTTCGAAATCGCAAATTGCCTTATTTGAAAAATTGTCTTCACAACTGCAAACGGAATTAAACATAAAACCTATTCGACATATTTTGAACACTTCCGGGATTACCAATTATCCCGAAGCACAATACGATATGGTTCGTTTAGGAATTGGATTATACGGAATTTCCAATGATGCGGAAGAACAAAAAGAACTTGAAAATGTGGGTACTTTAAAATCGGTAATTTCCCAAATCAGAACCATCGATGCAAACGAAAGCGTTGGTTACGGCCGAAGATTTATCGCCGAAAAGGAAACCAAAATTGCCACGATTCCAATTGGTTACGCCGATGGCATTAGAAGAAGTTGGGGAAATGGTGTTGGTTATGTCGTGATTAATCATAAACAAGCCAAAATTGTAGGCAGCGTTTGTATGGACATGCTGATGGTTGATGTGACTGACATTGATTGCAAGGAAGGAAATACCGTAATTATTTTTGGTGAAAACCCAACTGTGAATTTTATGGCGAAGCAATTAAACACGATTCCGTATGAAATTTTGACCAGCATCTCACAACGTGTCAAGAGAGTTTTTTTTAGAGAATAATTTAAAGCTGTTAAAAATTTAGCTAACTTAGTTTTCTATTAACCAATAAATCAAAATAATTATGGGATTTTTTAGCGATTTCAAAGCCTCTTTAATGAAAGGCGACGTGTTAAGTTTAGCTACAGCGGTAGTAATCGGTGGAGCTTTTGGAAAAATTGTAGGATCTGCCGTTGATGATCTTATTATGCCATTAGTAGGTTTAATTACGGGTGGAATTGATTTTACATCGAAATTTATTTCCTTAAATGGTCAGACTTATGAAAACTTAGAAACTGCCAAAAAAGCCGGTGCTTCGGTAATGACTTATGGAAATTTCGTTCAGGCTGTGATTAATTTTGTGATTATCGCTTTGTTTATTTTCATTGTATTAAGAGCCGCTGAAAAAGCTAAAAAGAAAGAAGAAGCTGCGCCTGCTGCTCCGGCCGGACCAACACAAGAAGAATTGCTTACACAAA is part of the Flavobacterium sangjuense genome and harbors:
- a CDS encoding thymidine kinase, coding for MFLENTVNHKEQFGWIEVICGSMFSGKTEELIRRLKRAQFAKQKVEIFKPSIDTRYDEEMVVSHNKNEIRSSPVPAAANIRILAQGCDVVGIDEAQFFDDEIVAVCNDLANSGIRVIVAGLDMDFKGNPFGPMPALMATAEYVTKVHAVCTRTGNLAHYSFRKNDNDKLVMLGETEEYEPLSRAAYFNAIRQNMIVKDPEHLSDDPSASELAKQK
- a CDS encoding bifunctional UDP-N-acetylmuramoyl-tripeptide:D-alanyl-D-alanine ligase/alanine racemase — protein: MILTIRNIVPIIKAQWVGQNNTAIIEYISIDSRSLQNDENTLFFAISGPNHDGHSYIEELIQKGVQHFVVTKIPSTVTGKANFLVVENTLDALQKFAAFYRSQFDFPVIGITGSNGKTIIKEWLNFLLSPDYNIIRSPKSYNSQVGVPLSILGINEKHNLGIFEAGISMTLEMEKLQKIIQPTIGILSNIGSAHDEGFSSVAEKIKEKLKLFVSVNVLILNKNKTICAFVNPKIKIFSWCSDDKSADVFITKKNIGELTELQVTYREDTFPITIPFQDQASVENAIHCMMVMLYFGYNHNVIQTRMAHLYPVEMRLKVKNGIYNCTLIDDSYSSDFQSLKIALDFLENQKQHKKKTIILSDIFQSGLSNEALYSQVSQLIISNKITRVIGIGETISQFKNKFINCDTFQNVAEFTNAFENLNFENETILIKGARDFNFEKIVSLLEEKTHETVLEINLNAIGHNLSFYKSKLKPKTKMMVMVKAFGYGNGGFEIAQLLEHHKVDYLGVAFADEGISLKNAGITVPIMVLNPETTSFSAIIQHHLEPEIYSVKGLKAFLKIAEQKKLKHFPIHIKIDTGMHRLGFEEENLQDLIAILKGNETVQIKSILSHMATSDDLKHDAFSKSQIALFEKLSSQLQTELNIKPIRHILNTSGITNYPEAQYDMVRLGIGLYGISNDAEEQKELENVGTLKSVISQIRTIDANESVGYGRRFIAEKETKIATIPIGYADGIRRSWGNGVGYVVINHKQAKIVGSVCMDMLMVDVTDIDCKEGNTVIIFGENPTVNFMAKQLNTIPYEILTSISQRVKRVFFRE
- the mscL gene encoding large conductance mechanosensitive channel protein MscL, coding for MGFFSDFKASLMKGDVLSLATAVVIGGAFGKIVGSAVDDLIMPLVGLITGGIDFTSKFISLNGQTYENLETAKKAGASVMTYGNFVQAVINFVIIALFIFIVLRAAEKAKKKEEAAPAAPAGPTQEELLTQIRDLLKK